CGGCGGCACGGCCTATGCCGTCACCGACCGTCGCGTCCTGATCGTTCGCGGACGACCGTTCGGCAATTTCACCGCGCTCAGCCTCGGCCAGCTCCCAGACGCCCAGCTCAGCGAGAGCGGCGGCGGGCGCGGCACCATCCGCTTCGGCGCCTCGGCTTCGGGGTTCGGCCGAGGTTTCGCCGGCTGGACGCCGTCCCTCGATCCGACGCCGCAATTCCTGGCGATCGAGGATGCCCGCCGCGTGTTCGACCTGGTCCAGCGCGGCAGCAGGTAGGCCCGCCCGCTCACAGCCCCAGCACGCCCCGCAGCGTCTCCAGCCGTTCCATCGCCACCACGCCGTCGGCGATGGTCGGGGCCGGCGTCTCCGCGCCGCCGAGGGCCGGGACCACGTCGGCGAGCAGGGCGTGGTAGCCCTTGTGGTCCTCGTTGGCGGCGGCAGTGAAGTTGGGCTTCCAGGCGAGCGTGTCGACATCGTCCGAGAGCGTCGCCTGGAGATCGGCGGTCTTGAACGGCGGGTCGCGGTGCCAGCGCACCTCGACCACATCCTCCACCTCGAGACGCTGATGGTCGCCCATCAGCTCGATGCGCTCCACCGGCGTGCCGCGCGACTGCACCGTGCCCATGGCGATGGTGCCGATGGCGCCGCAGTCGAAGTCGACATGCATGTGGAACAGCAGCCGGCCCGGCGTCTTCTCCACCTTGCGGGCATCGATGGCGCGCACGGGAGAGACCAGGAACGAGACGAGGTCCATGTAGTGGACGCAATGGTGCAGGAAGAAGCCGGTATAGTCGACATTGCCGGCAAAATAGCCCGGCGCGGTCATGTAATAGCCGGTCAGGCCCAGCACCGGCCCGAACCGGCCGGAGCGCAGGATGTTGGCGGCGATGCGGTTGCCGACGGAATAGCGCTTCATGAAGCCGAGCAGCAACGGCTTGCCGGCGCGCTCGGCGGCAGCGCGCAGCGCCCGCGCGCCCTCGGCGCTGCCGGCCGGCGGCTTCTCCATGAACACCGGCAGGCCCCGATCGAGCGCAGCAAGGCCGAAGGCGAGGTGCTGGTCGGGACCGACCGCCATGCCGATCGCGTCGAGGCCGGGCGTCGCGATCAGCGCCTGCGCATCGCCGGTGAGGCGCGCCACGCCGAACTGCCGCCCCGCCACGGCGAGGCGGGCGCCGTCGACGTCACAGAGCGCGGCGATCTCGACGTCGTGGCGCAGGAGTTGGGGCAGCAGCATCTGCGTCGCGTGCACGCCGCAGCCGATCCAGCCGATCTTCAGGGTCATCGCCGATAGTCCGTCAGGGTGAGATGGGCGCGGATGAAGGCGGCGCTGGCGGCGAGCCGGTCGCTCTCGTCCTCGTGCGGCGCCCGCCATTGCGCCAGCGGCACGCCGAATCGGTCGTCGTTGCGGCGGAAGGGCTCCAGCGAGATCGGGCCGGCATAGCCGATCTCGTGCAGGGCCCGGCCGACGGCGACCCAGTCGGTGGCGCCGGTGCCGGGAAAGCCGCGATGGTTCTCGTTGGCCTGGAAATGCACGACGCGGGCGCCGGCGAGGCGGATCGCCTCGGGGATGGAGGCTTCCTCCATGTGCATGTGGAAGGTGTCGAGCATCAGCCGCACGGCGGGATGGTCGACCGCGTCGAGCAGCTCGATCGCCTGCCGGGTGGTGCAGAGCACGTCGCTCTCGAAGCGGTTCAGCGGCTCGACCGCCAGCGTCACCCCGGCGGCAGCGGCATGGTCCCCCGCCGCACGCAGACCGGCGACGCAGCGCGCCTTGCGGGCGAGGCGCTCCTCCTCGGCGACCGGCGCCGGCGGCCGGCCGGCGAACACCAGCGGGTTGCCGGTGAGCGGCCCGCCGACGATATCAGCGCCGAGCGACGCGGCGCAGTCGGCGGCGTAGCGGAGATAGTCGATGCCGGCGCGGTGCCGCACATCCTCGCCGGAGGACAGGTTACGATCGAGATTGACGCGGGCGGCGAGCACGACGCCGAGCCCGGCCTCGGCCAGCGCGGCGCGGGCGGCGGCGAGGTCGAGCTCGCCGGGCTCGGGCACCAGGAGCTCGACGAAGTCGTAGCCGAGCTGCTTCATGCGGGAGAACAGCGGGAAATGCGCGGCCGTGAACGGCCGGGCGAACTGCATGGAGATGAGGCCGATCGGATTCATCGAGGTCCTTTGAAAATCTCTTGGTCAGCCCTTGACCGCGCCCTGGGTGAGGCCGCCGATCAGGCGCCGTTGCACGAGGAGGAAGAGCAGCGTCGCCGGCAGCGCGCCCACCACGCCGCCGGCCGCCAGCAGGCCCCATTCGATCTGGTACTCGCCGATCAGGGTCTGGATCGCCACGGTGACGGTGCGCACGGTCCGGCCGCCCAGGGTCAGGGCGTAGAGGTACTCGTTCCAGGCGGTGATGAAGATGTATATGCCTGTCGAGACAATGCCGGGCAGGGCCAGCGGCAGCACGATGCGCCAGAGCGCGCCGAGGCGCGAGCAGCCGTCGGTCATCGCCGCCTCGTCGAGGCTCTTGGGGATGGCGCCGACATAGCTGGTCAGCATCCACACCGCGAAGGGGATGGCGACGGTGGCGTTGGCGAGGATCAGGCCGAGATGGGTGTCGAGCAGGCCGAGCCGGCGCATCAGCACGAACAGCGGCAGGATCAGCAGCACCACCGGGAACATGTTGACCAGAAGGAACTGCAGCATCAGCGCCTTGCGTCCGGCGAAGCGGAAGCGCGAGAAGGCATAGGCCGCCGCCACCGAGACGGCGAGGCCGAGCACGACGGTGCCGAGGGCGACGATCAGGCTGTGGCCCATGTTGACGGCGAAATCGGTGCGGCGCAGCAGCCTGACATAGTTGTCGAGCCCCCAGCCCGCCGGCGACAGCGACACACCGCTCGCGGCGAGCTG
This portion of the Labrys wisconsinensis genome encodes:
- a CDS encoding PH domain-containing protein; the encoded protein is MDTEPFAGRLLSGERILWSGRPGTGLVFTPRDVFLIPFSLIWCGFAIFWTTGATRAGAPAFFDLWGAMFVCIGLYFVAGRFAMDAWIRGGTAYAVTDRRVLIVRGRPFGNFTALSLGQLPDAQLSESGGGRGTIRFGASASGFGRGFAGWTPSLDPTPQFLAIEDARRVFDLVQRGSR
- a CDS encoding Gfo/Idh/MocA family protein, coding for MTLKIGWIGCGVHATQMLLPQLLRHDVEIAALCDVDGARLAVAGRQFGVARLTGDAQALIATPGLDAIGMAVGPDQHLAFGLAALDRGLPVFMEKPPAGSAEGARALRAAAERAGKPLLLGFMKRYSVGNRIAANILRSGRFGPVLGLTGYYMTAPGYFAGNVDYTGFFLHHCVHYMDLVSFLVSPVRAIDARKVEKTPGRLLFHMHVDFDCGAIGTIAMGTVQSRGTPVERIELMGDHQRLEVEDVVEVRWHRDPPFKTADLQATLSDDVDTLAWKPNFTAAANEDHKGYHALLADVVPALGGAETPAPTIADGVVAMERLETLRGVLGL
- a CDS encoding sugar phosphate isomerase/epimerase family protein, translating into MNPIGLISMQFARPFTAAHFPLFSRMKQLGYDFVELLVPEPGELDLAAARAALAEAGLGVVLAARVNLDRNLSSGEDVRHRAGIDYLRYAADCAASLGADIVGGPLTGNPLVFAGRPPAPVAEEERLARKARCVAGLRAAGDHAAAAGVTLAVEPLNRFESDVLCTTRQAIELLDAVDHPAVRLMLDTFHMHMEEASIPEAIRLAGARVVHFQANENHRGFPGTGATDWVAVGRALHEIGYAGPISLEPFRRNDDRFGVPLAQWRAPHEDESDRLAASAAFIRAHLTLTDYRR
- a CDS encoding carbohydrate ABC transporter permease, giving the protein MSKPSTLRRILTTDLPVLVIVLIAIGPFAWMVLTSLTPSEQLAASGVSLSPAGWGLDNYVRLLRRTDFAVNMGHSLIVALGTVVLGLAVSVAAAYAFSRFRFAGRKALMLQFLLVNMFPVVLLILPLFVLMRRLGLLDTHLGLILANATVAIPFAVWMLTSYVGAIPKSLDEAAMTDGCSRLGALWRIVLPLALPGIVSTGIYIFITAWNEYLYALTLGGRTVRTVTVAIQTLIGEYQIEWGLLAAGGVVGALPATLLFLLVQRRLIGGLTQGAVKG